The Schistocerca americana isolate TAMUIC-IGC-003095 chromosome 5, iqSchAmer2.1, whole genome shotgun sequence genome includes a window with the following:
- the LOC124615752 gene encoding tRNA (guanine-N(7)-)-methyltransferase non-catalytic subunit wdr4, giving the protein MSPSLHMNQTCTVVTVDSTVLTSKNCDEIKTIDVAELNESVQHMSHESHENEEETIVRCITCASLSDCGTWFAACTNDKRLYQWRTVSWTLSSVRILNRAASSVKFTPTAQGIVVADKTGDAYLFSVQNNTENGQLLLGHLSMLLDVIISSCENFIVTCDRDEKIRVSRFPNAYNIQSYCLGHEEFVSRIEFFPGDRNILVSGSGDGSVRFWDYLEGKQIGIIHCDSDVKMKSCQESNGEADDNCGSKEPLAVRHFSAKESSKGVNILAVTLATFSGCILYSISGNITAVHSDLLNVLALDVEPWDILLTENRELWCLASVERHPVSVYMYNDKTSEFLPNGQSVDCKSEFLANSFNSKWDLFKSVPPPMIEPVMHKRRFDDLQEYKERKRQRLADKSL; this is encoded by the coding sequence ATGTCGCCCTCGTTGCATATGAACCAAACATGCACGGTTGTAACAGTTGATTCTACAGTGCTGACGTCTAAAAATTGTGATGAAATTAAAACTATTGACGTTGCAGAATTAAATGAAAGTGTTCAACATATGTCTCACGAGAGCCATGAAAATGAAGAAGAGACCATAGTAAGGTGCATCACTTGCGCATCGCTTTCAGATTGTGGTACTTGGTTTGCTGCCTGCACAAATGACAAAAGACTGTACCAGTGGCGGACTGTGTCGTGgactttatcgtcagtaagaatacTGAACCGAGCAGCAAGTAGTGTAAAATTTACGCCAACTGCTCAAGGTATTGTGGTTGCGGACAAAACAGGAGATGCATATTTGTTTTCTGTACAGAACAACACAGAGAACGGCCAATTGTTACTGGGACATCTCTCAATGTTATTAGATGTGATTATATCATCGTGTGAAAATTTTATAGTTACGTGTGACAGAGATGAAAAGATAAGAGTATCGAGATTCCCAAATGCATATAACATTCAGTCATACTGTTTGGGACATGAGGAATTTGTATCCAGGATAGAATTTTTTCCAGGTGACAGGAACATTCTGGTTTCAGGTTCAGGAGATGGGTCAGTCAGATTTTGGGATTACTTAGAAGGAAAGCAGATAGGCATTATACATTGTGATAGTGATGTAAAAATGAAATCCTGCCAAGAAAGTAATGGTGAAGCTGATGATAATTGTGGTTCCAAGGAGCCATTGGCAGTAAGACATTTTTCAGCCAAGGAGAGTAGTAAAGGTGTTAATATACTAGCTGTGACACTTGCTACATTCAGCGGTTGTATTTTATATAGTATTTCAGGTAATATAACTGCAGTGCATTCAGATTTGCTTAATGTATTGGCTCTTGATGTTGAACCATGGgatattttgttaactgaaaatcgAGAGTTGTGGTGCCTTGCTTCTGTCGAAAGACACCCTGTTTCTGTGTACATGTATAATGACAAGACATCAGAATTTTTGCCAAATGGACAATCTGTTGATTGTAAATCGGAGTTTCTTGCAAATTCTTTTAACAGTAAGTGGGATTTGTTTAAAAGTGTACCACCACCAATGATTGAACCAGTCATGCATAAACGGAGATTTGATGACCTGCAAGAGTACAAGGAAAGAAAGCGGCAAAGGCTAGCAGATAAATCGTTATAG